The following are from one region of the Nostoc cf. commune SO-36 genome:
- a CDS encoding IS630 family transposase, translating into MYLDESGFCLTPYVPYGWQEKGENITINSSRSRRLNVLGLMNIHQELDAYIFEGRITSEVVISCLDKFAENIYIKTVVVMDKASVHRSKKIQDKISKWKQKNLEIFLLPSYSPQLNLIEILWRFMKYEWIEIDAYSSLQNLVNYVEKVIREFGKEYTINFA; encoded by the coding sequence ATATATTTAGATGAAAGCGGGTTTTGTTTAACGCCTTACGTACCTTATGGATGGCAAGAAAAAGGAGAAAATATTACCATCAACAGTAGTCGAAGCCGTAGACTAAATGTACTTGGTTTAATGAATATTCATCAAGAATTAGATGCCTATATATTTGAAGGCAGAATTACAAGTGAAGTAGTTATATCCTGTCTTGATAAATTTGCAGAAAATATCTACATAAAAACGGTGGTGGTTATGGATAAGGCATCAGTTCATAGAAGCAAAAAAATCCAGGATAAAATCAGCAAATGGAAGCAGAAAAATTTAGAAATATTTTTGTTACCATCCTATTCTCCACAACTGAACTTAATAGAAATTCTCTGGCGATTTATGAAATATGAATGGATAGAAATAGATGCTTACTCTAGTTTGCAGAATTTAGTTAACTATGTTGAAAAAGTCATTCGAGAATTTGGAAAAGAATATACAATTAATTTTGCATAG
- a CDS encoding NADAR family protein has protein sequence MTIYFYKVWQPYGCFSNFSLHGIHIEGTYWPTVEHYYQAQKFVDSADAAIIPLIHAAPTPEEAASLGRCSTRQLRRDWNLVKTQIMREAVLKKFLTHADIREVLLMTGDEILVENSPTDSFWGCGANKAGLNHLGKTLMSVREEIRNLLSLAVIYE, from the coding sequence ATGACCATTTACTTTTATAAGGTTTGGCAGCCTTATGGCTGTTTTTCTAACTTTTCTCTCCACGGAATCCACATCGAGGGTACTTACTGGCCAACGGTTGAGCATTATTATCAAGCACAAAAGTTTGTAGACAGTGCAGATGCGGCAATTATACCCCTTATTCATGCCGCTCCTACCCCAGAAGAGGCTGCAAGTTTGGGAAGATGTAGCACTCGCCAACTCCGTCGAGACTGGAATTTAGTCAAAACTCAAATTATGCGAGAAGCTGTACTCAAAAAGTTTCTCACTCATGCTGATATTAGAGAAGTTCTCCTGATGACGGGTGATGAGATTTTAGTTGAAAACTCCCCAACCGATTCTTTTTGGGGCTGTGGTGCTAATAAAGCAGGTCTTAACCATCTCGGTAAAACCCTCATGAGTGTGCGTGAAGAAATCCGTAATTTACTATCTTTAGCGGTAATTTACGAATAA
- a CDS encoding GAF domain-containing protein has translation MVKSFAESIDEQRLPSLLGLRFPVHDIPEAARDMFLLAGQRSIVDVANEKIGLSPLHSKETGKRLKTNIYYRQVDPCHIQYLKAMGVQSSLVVPILHYDPHEQSAKPKLWGLLVSHQTEPREILKREVNVLQQVADQVAIATRSK, from the coding sequence ATGGTGAAGTCATTTGCTGAATCTATTGATGAACAACGTCTGCCATCCTTATTAGGGCTGCGCTTCCCAGTTCATGATATTCCAGAAGCCGCCAGAGATATGTTTTTGTTAGCTGGGCAACGTTCGATTGTGGATGTGGCAAACGAGAAGATCGGGCTATCGCCTCTACATTCAAAAGAAACTGGCAAGCGTCTAAAAACTAATATCTATTATCGACAAGTAGACCCATGCCATATTCAATACCTAAAGGCAATGGGTGTGCAGTCTTCATTGGTAGTGCCAATTTTACATTACGACCCACATGAACAATCAGCAAAGCCTAAATTGTGGGGATTGTTGGTATCTCACCAAACTGAACCGCGAGAGATTTTGAAGCGAGAAGTGAATGTATTACAGCAAGTTGCTGACCAGGTAGCGATCGCGACTCGCTCAAAGTAA
- a CDS encoding DUF3696 domain-containing protein — protein MITQIELKNFKVFKEKTSFLLGQITLLTGINGCGKSTLLQSLLLMRQSIEHNDSASQVVLNGSCVNLGSFTDIKNTSISRNESIKFIYHYEDKHILNPNQEDNLKLHGYAEYDFEENFEDDMVAQISNITFSDQGIINFNRKKSDYGFEGVYKKIKDSNILNLNRFDFDEGNQGELPGLVPERTGSCRLLNLLPFYGEGYDFKTPEKYSLRLDVYSLHKSLYFYKIHYISADRLGPQEFYPKATLNKFPNVGAKGEFTVNLLYKKRDDLINEKLCLGQDAKTLYTQTEEWLNEIFNGAKVEIPSSDSNILELLFNTSNSKERFKPANVGFGYHCILPIVVSGLIAQPGEILIVENPEAHLHPRAQSRLAQFLARVSSCGVQVFIESHSDHILNALRIAVLDTIVTPDDLRILYFQQNPEQPVVQIPVQPNGGIEEWPEGFFDQMDKDFSRLFGM, from the coding sequence ATGATTACACAAATAGAATTAAAAAATTTTAAAGTTTTTAAAGAAAAAACATCTTTCCTATTAGGTCAAATAACACTGTTAACAGGAATAAATGGATGTGGTAAGTCTACGCTTCTTCAGTCTTTGCTATTAATGAGGCAATCTATTGAGCATAATGATAGTGCGTCTCAAGTTGTATTAAATGGTAGTTGTGTAAACTTAGGTAGCTTTACAGATATTAAAAACACTAGTATTTCCAGAAATGAATCAATCAAATTTATCTACCATTATGAAGATAAACATATTCTGAATCCTAATCAAGAAGATAATCTCAAACTTCACGGGTATGCAGAATATGATTTTGAGGAAAATTTTGAAGATGATATGGTAGCTCAGATAAGCAATATTACTTTTTCTGATCAAGGGATCATAAATTTTAATAGAAAAAAATCTGATTATGGATTTGAAGGAGTATACAAAAAGATTAAAGATTCAAATATTTTGAATCTAAATAGATTTGATTTTGATGAAGGAAACCAAGGTGAATTACCAGGGCTAGTACCGGAACGAACAGGATCTTGTCGTCTTCTTAATTTATTACCTTTCTATGGTGAGGGATATGATTTTAAAACCCCAGAAAAATACAGCCTCAGATTGGATGTATATTCGTTGCATAAATCTCTGTACTTTTACAAGATACATTACATTTCAGCAGACCGTTTAGGCCCGCAAGAATTTTATCCTAAAGCTACTTTGAACAAATTTCCAAATGTAGGAGCAAAAGGAGAATTTACAGTTAACTTACTCTATAAAAAGAGAGATGATTTAATCAATGAAAAGTTATGTCTAGGTCAAGATGCCAAGACTTTATATACTCAAACAGAAGAATGGCTTAATGAAATTTTCAATGGAGCAAAGGTCGAAATTCCTAGTTCTGACAGTAATATACTCGAACTTTTATTTAATACGAGTAATTCAAAAGAGCGTTTTAAACCAGCTAATGTTGGGTTTGGATACCATTGTATTTTGCCAATTGTTGTTTCAGGATTGATTGCTCAACCAGGTGAAATATTAATCGTAGAAAATCCAGAAGCACATTTGCATCCAAGAGCGCAATCCCGATTAGCTCAATTTTTAGCTAGAGTTAGCAGTTGTGGTGTACAAGTTTTTATTGAATCACACAGCGACCACATCTTGAATGCTCTGCGGATAGCTGTTCTTGATACAATTGTCACTCCAGACGATTTAAGGATATTATATTTTCAGCAAAATCCAGAGCAGCCAGTAGTGCAAATCCCCGTCCAGCCAAACGGAGGAATTGAAGAATGGCCAGAAGGATTTTTTGACCAAATGGATAAAGATTTCTCTCGGCTTTTTGGAATGTAA
- a CDS encoding helix-turn-helix domain-containing protein: MIELFQVNRVTVYNWMNDWEDKRLLGLYNQKGRGRKPTFNEEQKQKIKEWVKLFPKDLKKVLAKIREEWGIIVSKDTVKRILKSLTMTWRRFKRGLAGELDPL, translated from the coding sequence TTGATAGAACTTTTTCAAGTAAACAGAGTTACTGTATATAACTGGATGAACGATTGGGAAGATAAAAGATTATTAGGATTATATAATCAAAAAGGAAGGGGGAGGAAACCAACTTTTAATGAAGAACAAAAGCAAAAAATAAAAGAATGGGTAAAACTCTTCCCAAAAGATTTAAAAAAAGTATTGGCAAAAATTAGGGAAGAATGGGGAATAATAGTTAGTAAAGATACAGTAAAACGGATATTAAAAAGTTTGACCATGACCTGGAGAAGATTTAAAAGGGGATTAGCCGGAGAACTAGACCCCTTATAA